Proteins encoded together in one Mercenaria mercenaria strain notata chromosome 18, MADL_Memer_1, whole genome shotgun sequence window:
- the LOC123538502 gene encoding uncharacterized protein LOC123538502, whose translation MSFGYYKKTRSAPPPNSYGFKQVSSKELQEIVKRVSKATYSAKLHTEEPGRLNNYEHLLAENGRRSVASACSRGTQSRVSSAMTSDSGQQPRRLTDREMSRLLRRLQRPTTATSAHRYKNEEAENLKQGKIVRAKSADVNSDKKTLAKLRRPTTATLAKTVNSCHLCYDHENKKKPEELDAFDYDYSDNKVVPAEELDFIVGRITQPTLSSCGGMNFCQKLPEYIDEVKIRENLPLLSGLRRSKNVNEITARLYPARRHHGFAPQATPIATY comes from the exons GTATCATCCAAGGAGTTACAGGAAATCGTCAAAAGAGTATCAAAGGCCACTTACAGTGCGAAACTTCACACAGAGGAGCCAGGCCGG TTAAACAACTACGAGCACCTGCTAGCAGAAAATGGGCGTCGAAGCGTTGCGTCCGCGTGCAGCAGAGGAACGCAGTCACGTGTGTCGTCAGCAATGACGTCAGACAGCGGACAACAACCGCGAAGACTCACCGACAGAGAAATGAGCAGACTTCTTCGAAGATTACAA AGACCAACTACTGCCACTTCTGCGCACAGATACAAGAATGAAGAGGCGGAAAATCTTAAGCAAGGAAAAATAGTTCGCGCAAAATCGGCAGACGTCAACAGTGACAAGAAAACTCTAGCCAAATTACGACGCCCAActacagcaacacttgctaaaaCAGTCAATTCGTGCCATTTGTGCTATGatcatgaaaacaaaaagaaaccgGAAGAGCTAGACGCATTTGATTATGACTACAGTGACAACAAAGTTGTCCCTGCGGAGGAATTAGACTTTATCGTAGGACGAATTACACAGCCAACTCTGTCAAGCTGTGGGGgtatgaatttttgtcagaagcTGCCCGAATATATAGACGAAGTGAAAATTCGAGAGAATTTGCCATTGCTAAGTGGTTTGCGGAGGAGTAAAAATGTTAATGAGATTACTGCGCGTCTTTATCCCGCCAGACGACACCACGGATTTGCTCCCCAAGCGACGCCTATAGCAACTTATTAG